A window of the Bacteroidota bacterium genome harbors these coding sequences:
- a CDS encoding ATP-dependent Clp protease proteolytic subunit, with translation MGIGELFWLFVLFGALQPVIRQRMLDAARQRMIARLEAERGSRVILLVHRQETMSLLGFPLVRYIDIQDSEEVLRAIHMTDPDVPLDLVLHTPGGLVLASLQIARALKAHPAKVTVFVPHYAMSGGTLIALAADEIVMSPHAVLGPLDPQLGQYPAPSLLRVVQQKPLSEIDDHTLVLADLAEKATRQLQEAIVELLGEHMSAEHAHEVARRLTEGHWTHDYPITPKAARELGLPVSTDLPPLVYQLMALYPQPVRQRPSVEYLPEPRTSRA, from the coding sequence GTGGGGATTGGGGAGCTCTTTTGGCTATTTGTGCTTTTCGGGGCTTTGCAGCCTGTGATCCGGCAGCGCATGCTGGATGCGGCCCGTCAGCGGATGATCGCCCGACTTGAGGCCGAACGCGGCTCGCGCGTGATCCTGCTTGTGCATCGGCAAGAGACGATGAGCCTACTTGGCTTTCCCCTCGTGCGCTACATCGACATCCAAGACTCCGAGGAGGTGCTGCGGGCCATCCATATGACCGATCCCGACGTGCCCCTGGATCTGGTGCTGCACACCCCCGGGGGGCTTGTGCTCGCTTCTTTGCAGATCGCGCGGGCTCTTAAGGCCCATCCGGCCAAGGTGACCGTTTTTGTGCCCCATTACGCCATGTCGGGCGGCACGCTCATCGCCCTGGCGGCCGATGAGATCGTCATGAGCCCGCATGCCGTGCTGGGCCCCCTGGACCCGCAACTGGGGCAGTATCCCGCGCCCTCCTTGCTGCGCGTGGTGCAGCAGAAGCCCCTTTCGGAGATCGACGATCATACGCTGGTGCTCGCCGATTTGGCCGAGAAGGCCACCCGACAACTTCAGGAGGCTATTGTTGAGCTGCTCGGGGAACACATGTCCGCAGAGCACGCCCACGAAGTGGCCCGGCGGCTGACCGAGGGACACTGGACGCACGATTACCCCATCACCCCAAAGGCCGCTCGGGAGCTCGGTCTGCCTGTTTCCACGGACCTTCCCCCCCTGGTCTACCAGCTTATGGCGCTTTATCCGCAACCGGTGCGTCAGCGTCCTTCGGTGGAGTACCTGCCTGAGCCGCGCACTTCCCGCGCGTAG
- a CDS encoding P1 family peptidase: MKMPWHRDLVGMLLCMGLAMEATGQGERPRARDLGLRPGILSPGRWNAITDVPGVRVGHRTIWEGQDVRTGVTVILPHEGNLFEEKVPAAVWVGNGFGKAAGFLQVRELGTLETPIALTNTRSVGIAWDALVEWTLRQPGNAEVRSVNAVVGETNDGFLHDIRGGHVRPEHVWEAIANARSGPVEEGAVGAGTGTVCFGWKGGIGTASRVLPARYGGYVVGVLVQTNFGGLLQVDGVPVGRELGRFFMQGEVPYDPPDGSCMIVVATNAPVDRATLERMAHRAILGMARTGSFMANGSGDFVIAFSTAYRIPHQAPNPPVIQIPSLHPEVLNPLFLAVVEATEEAIYNSLFRAVTVTGYRGRTVEAIPIERVREVLRRYGRLP; this comes from the coding sequence ATGAAGATGCCCTGGCATCGCGATCTGGTCGGCATGCTGCTATGCATGGGGTTGGCTATGGAGGCCACAGGACAAGGCGAGCGACCCCGGGCGAGGGATTTGGGGCTGCGCCCGGGGATTTTGAGCCCCGGCCGATGGAACGCCATCACGGATGTGCCGGGTGTTCGGGTCGGGCATCGCACAATCTGGGAGGGGCAGGACGTGCGCACGGGAGTGACCGTAATCTTGCCCCATGAGGGCAACCTGTTCGAGGAGAAGGTTCCGGCCGCCGTTTGGGTGGGCAACGGTTTTGGCAAGGCGGCCGGTTTTCTGCAGGTGCGCGAGCTGGGGACGCTCGAGACCCCAATTGCGCTCACGAACACGCGCTCTGTCGGAATCGCGTGGGATGCGCTTGTCGAGTGGACGCTCCGGCAGCCCGGCAACGCCGAGGTGCGCAGCGTCAACGCCGTGGTCGGGGAGACCAACGACGGGTTTTTGCACGATATCCGAGGCGGGCATGTGCGGCCGGAGCACGTCTGGGAGGCCATCGCCAACGCCCGCTCCGGACCCGTGGAGGAGGGCGCTGTGGGCGCCGGAACGGGCACCGTGTGCTTTGGCTGGAAGGGCGGCATCGGCACGGCCTCGCGCGTGCTGCCGGCCCGCTATGGGGGGTACGTGGTGGGGGTGCTTGTGCAGACGAACTTCGGCGGCCTGCTGCAGGTCGATGGCGTTCCGGTGGGCCGTGAGCTGGGGCGGTTTTTCATGCAGGGCGAGGTGCCTTATGATCCGCCCGATGGCTCCTGCATGATCGTGGTGGCCACAAACGCCCCCGTAGACCGGGCCACGCTGGAGCGCATGGCCCATCGGGCCATCCTCGGCATGGCCCGAACGGGCTCCTTTATGGCTAATGGGTCCGGTGACTTCGTCATCGCCTTCAGCACGGCCTATCGGATTCCACATCAGGCGCCCAACCCCCCTGTGATACAGATCCCGAGCCTGCATCCGGAGGTGCTCAACCCCTTGTTTTTGGCTGTAGTCGAGGCTACCGAAGAGGCCATCTACAACAGCCTGTTTCGGGCCGTAACGGTGACGGGCTATCGGGGCCGCACTGTGGAGGCCATCCCGATTGAGCGCGTCCGAGAGGTGCTCAGGCGTTACGGGAGGCTACCGTGA